A window from Caulobacter sp. X encodes these proteins:
- a CDS encoding ABC transporter ATP-binding protein, which yields MTDAIVLDRVSKAYGGQTVLRETDLRIAKGRFVALVGGSGAGKTTLLKLINGLIAPTSGRALVDGEDIALRPGHALRRSIGYVFQETGLFPHMSVAQNIGITPTLLGWPAETIAARTAELLDLVALPRELAARAPAQLSGGQRQRVGVARALAARPSILLLDEPFGALDPVVRVALADDVRRLHETLGLTTVMVTHDVSEALLLADEIVVMADGKVLAQATPRDLLAGHPNPVVAELIAAPRRQAQRLAELARG from the coding sequence ATGACCGACGCCATCGTTCTCGACCGGGTGAGCAAGGCTTACGGCGGCCAGACGGTCCTGCGCGAGACTGATCTGCGCATCGCCAAGGGGCGCTTCGTCGCCCTCGTCGGCGGCTCTGGCGCGGGCAAGACGACGCTGCTGAAACTGATCAACGGTCTGATCGCGCCGACCTCGGGGCGGGCGCTGGTCGATGGCGAGGACATCGCGCTTCGCCCTGGTCACGCACTGCGCAGGAGCATCGGCTACGTCTTTCAGGAGACGGGTCTCTTTCCTCATATGAGCGTCGCCCAGAACATCGGGATCACGCCGACTTTGCTGGGCTGGCCAGCCGAGACGATCGCCGCGCGGACGGCGGAGTTGCTCGATCTGGTGGCTCTGCCGCGCGAGCTGGCCGCTCGCGCGCCGGCGCAGCTGTCGGGTGGTCAGCGTCAGCGGGTGGGCGTGGCCCGAGCGCTCGCCGCTCGACCGTCGATCCTGCTGTTGGACGAGCCGTTCGGCGCGCTGGATCCGGTGGTCCGCGTGGCCCTGGCCGATGACGTGCGGCGGCTGCACGAGACGCTAGGCCTGACCACGGTGATGGTGACCCACGACGTGAGCGAGGCCCTGTTGCTGGCCGACGAGATCGTTGTGATGGCGGATGGGAAGGTGCTGGCCCAGGCCACGCCGCGCGACCTGCTGGCCGGGCATCCCAACCCCGTTGTCGCCGAGCTGATCGCCGCGCCCAGGCGACAGGCGCAGCGCTTGGCGGAGCTGGCCCGTGGCTGA
- a CDS encoding GFA family protein, whose product MTTKTFKGGCLCGALRWEADGQPDYMGLCCCGDCRRASGSGFIPFIGFPASALTITGPSRQYRCQAFRGGVSTRNSCPTCGGLVFGGEHGQSDSHTIYAGSLDDPSLFKPTMLLFERERPDWVVPPKGVTRFETMPE is encoded by the coding sequence ATGACCACGAAGACCTTCAAGGGCGGATGCCTGTGTGGCGCATTGCGTTGGGAGGCCGACGGCCAGCCCGACTACATGGGGCTGTGCTGCTGTGGCGACTGCCGCAGGGCGTCAGGCTCCGGCTTCATCCCGTTCATCGGCTTTCCGGCCTCGGCGCTGACGATCACGGGGCCGTCGCGGCAGTATCGCTGCCAGGCCTTCCGAGGCGGCGTGTCGACACGCAATTCCTGCCCCACCTGCGGCGGCCTCGTCTTCGGCGGCGAGCATGGCCAAAGCGACAGCCACACGATCTATGCCGGCAGCCTGGACGACCCCAGCCTGTTCAAGCCGACCATGCTGCTGTTCGAGCGCGAGCGCCCTGACTGGGTGGTGCCGCCAAAGGGCGTGACGCGGTTCGAGACGATGCCAGAGTAG
- the flgC gene encoding flagellar basal body rod protein FlgC, with protein MPEIKSQPMAAMAVAASALRAQQGRMRVIAENIANANSTATTAGGDPYRRQLPIFRPTKVQGAEGVQMVRVDPDQTAFKTEYDPGNPAADARGYVKLPNVNSLVEALDMKEAQRAYEANLNVIETARVMESRTLDILKK; from the coding sequence ATGCCGGAGATCAAGTCTCAACCGATGGCGGCCATGGCCGTGGCGGCTTCCGCGCTCCGGGCCCAGCAGGGCCGCATGCGGGTCATCGCCGAGAACATCGCCAACGCCAATTCGACGGCGACCACGGCGGGCGGCGATCCCTATCGTCGCCAGTTGCCGATCTTCCGGCCCACCAAGGTGCAAGGCGCCGAGGGCGTGCAGATGGTCCGCGTCGATCCCGACCAGACGGCCTTCAAGACCGAATACGATCCGGGCAACCCGGCCGCCGACGCCCGGGGCTACGTCAAGCTGCCCAACGTCAATTCGCTGGTCGAGGCGCTGGACATGAAAGAGGCGCAGCGCGCCTACGAAGCCAACCTCAACGTCATCGAGACGGCGCGCGTGATGGAATCGCGCACCCTCGACATCCTCAAGAAGTAG
- the fliE gene encoding flagellar hook-basal body complex protein FliE, with protein MITALAAAKAYANSGAMGVGSVGSIGGGQKNGLDFGDILKSAMTDATKASKVAEHKIADQVAGKAELVDVVTAISSAEASLETVMSVRDQVISAYQEIMRMPI; from the coding sequence ATGATCACCGCGCTCGCCGCCGCCAAGGCCTACGCCAATTCGGGCGCCATGGGCGTCGGCTCCGTCGGTTCGATCGGTGGCGGCCAGAAGAACGGCCTCGACTTTGGCGACATCCTGAAGTCGGCCATGACCGACGCGACCAAGGCCTCAAAGGTCGCCGAGCACAAGATCGCCGACCAGGTGGCCGGCAAGGCCGAACTGGTCGACGTCGTCACCGCCATCAGCTCGGCCGAGGCCAGCCTGGAGACGGTGATGTCCGTCCGCGACCAGGTGATCTCGGCCTACCAGGAAATCATGCGGATGCCGATCTAG
- a CDS encoding DUF1993 family protein, producing the protein MDLYAIAVPTYVQMLKGLTAQLTKAEAFAAEAGIAPDTLIGARLAPDMFPLSTQVRFVCTQASDLLRHLTGADSFAPAEDATDFEGLRAQLADALARLAATPATAFDGAAEKAIELKLPNGIVFDMTGEQFVRDWAFAQFYFHATTAYAILRHKGVPLGKPDWVSHMFAYIRPGTLPGG; encoded by the coding sequence ATGGACCTCTACGCGATCGCCGTTCCCACCTATGTCCAGATGCTCAAGGGCCTGACGGCTCAGCTGACGAAGGCCGAGGCCTTCGCCGCCGAGGCGGGGATCGCTCCCGACACTCTGATCGGCGCCCGCCTGGCGCCGGACATGTTCCCCCTGTCGACCCAGGTTCGGTTCGTCTGCACCCAGGCCAGCGATCTGTTGCGTCACCTGACCGGCGCGGACTCCTTCGCGCCAGCCGAGGACGCGACGGACTTCGAGGGACTGCGGGCCCAGCTGGCCGACGCCTTGGCGCGGCTTGCGGCGACGCCCGCTACCGCGTTCGACGGCGCGGCGGAGAAGGCGATCGAACTGAAGCTGCCCAACGGCATCGTCTTCGACATGACCGGCGAGCAGTTCGTGCGCGACTGGGCCTTCGCCCAGTTCTATTTCCACGCGACGACCGCCTACGCGATCCTCCGCCACAAGGGCGTCCCGCTGGGCAAGCCTGACTGGGTCAGTCACATGTTCGCCTATATCCGGCCGGGCACGCTGCCGGGCGGTTAG
- the flgB gene encoding flagellar basal body rod protein FlgB, translating to MGPDDIPLFGMLKSRLGYLSERQKLVAQNVANADTAGYRPSDLKPFSFQASLMNQASGAVYRGGPAAPTNGVRMIATSASHLAPSNAPSAWRSTAGTDSEVTLDGNAVSLEDQMIKMTDARMNYDAAIGFYQKSLTMLRMAARKPNG from the coding sequence ATGGGTCCGGATGACATCCCTCTCTTTGGCATGCTCAAGAGCCGCCTCGGCTATCTGTCCGAGCGCCAGAAGCTTGTCGCCCAGAACGTCGCCAACGCCGACACCGCCGGCTACCGCCCCAGCGACCTCAAGCCCTTCAGCTTCCAGGCCTCGCTGATGAACCAGGCGTCGGGCGCGGTCTATCGCGGCGGGCCCGCCGCGCCGACCAACGGCGTGCGGATGATCGCCACCTCGGCCTCGCACCTGGCCCCGTCGAACGCGCCCAGCGCCTGGCGGTCGACGGCCGGAACCGATTCGGAAGTGACCCTCGACGGCAACGCCGTGTCGCTCGAGGACCAGATGATCAAGATGACCGACGCGCGCATGAACTACGACGCGGCGATCGGCTTCTACCAGAAATCCCTGACCATGCTGCGCATGGCGGCGCGCAAGCCGAACGGCTGA
- a CDS encoding sodium-dependent bicarbonate transport family permease codes for MDLAKGLAQAAGNLTQPAVLFFVLGAGAALAGSPLRLPKGAMSFLSMYLMLCIGFKGGAEARAHGLDPTFVSAAIAGLGLALLLPVVAYGAMRKVGLTSLNSAAVAAHYGSVSVVTFAAAQSYLGSIGHHPAGYMSAVLALMETPGVLVAVTLAKLMSPNEARSASTGKLLHEALLNPAAVVLLGSFAIGLVATAPNAAKLNVFVGPMFQGVLCLFLLELGVTAAERLRAWREVRPAVVAMGVVLPLTGAALALGLGWLVGLRNGELAALTALAGSASYIAAPAAIRLTLPKADAGLCLTLSLGVTFPFNILLGIPLYAQLALALSR; via the coding sequence ATGGATTTGGCCAAGGGTCTGGCGCAGGCCGCCGGCAACCTCACGCAGCCGGCGGTGCTGTTCTTCGTGCTCGGAGCGGGGGCGGCGCTGGCCGGCTCGCCGCTGCGGCTGCCCAAGGGGGCCATGAGCTTCCTGTCGATGTACCTGATGCTGTGCATCGGCTTCAAAGGCGGCGCCGAGGCCCGCGCCCATGGGCTGGACCCGACCTTCGTAAGCGCCGCTATCGCCGGCCTGGGCCTGGCCCTGCTGCTACCGGTCGTGGCCTACGGCGCGATGCGGAAAGTCGGCCTGACCAGCCTGAACAGCGCGGCCGTGGCGGCGCACTACGGCTCGGTCTCGGTCGTAACCTTCGCGGCCGCGCAGAGCTATCTGGGATCGATCGGTCATCATCCGGCCGGCTACATGTCGGCGGTTCTGGCGCTGATGGAGACGCCCGGGGTGCTGGTCGCCGTCACCTTGGCCAAGCTGATGTCGCCGAACGAAGCGCGCTCGGCCTCGACGGGCAAGCTGCTGCACGAGGCGCTGCTGAACCCCGCCGCCGTGGTGCTGCTGGGCAGTTTCGCCATCGGCCTGGTCGCCACAGCGCCCAACGCGGCCAAGCTGAATGTCTTCGTCGGCCCGATGTTCCAGGGCGTGCTGTGCCTGTTCCTGCTGGAGCTGGGCGTGACGGCGGCCGAGCGGCTGCGGGCCTGGCGCGAAGTGCGGCCGGCGGTCGTGGCGATGGGCGTGGTGTTGCCTCTGACAGGCGCGGCTCTGGCGCTGGGTCTGGGCTGGCTGGTCGGCCTGCGGAACGGCGAGCTGGCGGCGCTGACGGCCCTGGCCGGCTCGGCGTCCTATATCGCGGCGCCCGCGGCGATCCGGCTGACCCTGCCCAAGGCGGACGCGGGCCTGTGCCTGACGCTGTCCCTGGGGGTCACCTTCCCCTTCAACATCCTGCTGGGCATCCCGCTTTACGCCCAGCTGGCTCTAGCGCTTAGCCGCTAG
- a CDS encoding LysR substrate-binding domain-containing protein produces the protein MPNSTNLDLDLVRAFVTVSESRSFTRAGERLGRSQSAVSLQVRRLEDLIGEPLFQRDARRVSLTDKGEVFLAQARRLLRVNDDIVAALAADEVEGEVRLGAPEDFATAHLPAVLGAFARSHPRIALSVTCDLTLRLLDRMSAGELDLALVKREPLGGELGVRVWREPLVWVGRDGEDLASSKVVSLIAAPSPCVYRRRATTALDEAGRAWRIAYTSPSVAGQLAALRAGLGVSVLPRAMVPDDLTILGGEAPPLADGEIALIRNREAGPAADRLAEHVLAALDRAVAQRG, from the coding sequence ATGCCGAATTCGACGAATCTCGATCTCGACCTGGTCCGGGCCTTCGTCACGGTCAGCGAAAGCCGCAGCTTCACCCGCGCCGGCGAGCGCCTGGGCCGCTCCCAGTCGGCCGTCAGCCTGCAGGTGCGGCGGCTGGAGGACCTGATCGGCGAGCCGCTGTTCCAGCGCGACGCGCGGCGGGTCAGTCTGACAGACAAGGGCGAGGTGTTCCTGGCCCAGGCGCGGCGGCTGCTGCGGGTCAATGACGACATCGTCGCGGCGCTGGCGGCCGACGAGGTCGAGGGCGAGGTCCGACTAGGCGCGCCAGAGGACTTCGCCACCGCCCACCTGCCGGCGGTGCTGGGCGCCTTCGCCCGCAGCCATCCGCGCATCGCCCTGTCGGTGACCTGCGACCTGACGCTGCGCCTCTTGGACAGGATGAGCGCCGGCGAGCTGGACCTGGCCCTCGTCAAGCGCGAGCCCCTGGGCGGCGAGCTGGGCGTGCGGGTCTGGCGCGAGCCTCTGGTCTGGGTCGGGCGGGACGGCGAGGACCTGGCGTCCAGCAAGGTTGTCTCGTTGATCGCCGCGCCATCGCCCTGCGTCTATCGGCGGCGCGCGACCACGGCCCTGGACGAAGCCGGACGGGCCTGGCGCATCGCCTATACGAGCCCCTCGGTGGCGGGGCAGCTGGCGGCGCTGCGGGCGGGCTTGGGCGTCTCGGTGCTGCCGCGCGCCATGGTTCCGGACGACCTGACGATCCTGGGCGGCGAGGCGCCGCCCCTGGCCGACGGCGAGATCGCCTTGATCCGCAATCGCGAGGCCGGTCCGGCCGCCGACCGCCTGGCCGAGCACGTGCTGGCGGCGCTGGACCGCGCTGTGGCCCAGCGGGGCTAA
- a CDS encoding flagellar biosynthetic protein FliO yields MPVIEFIRALAALAITLGLIGLAAWALRKFGPDAVGRLIAARQDRRLRVVESLALDPTRRLLVVSLDGEERLVLLGDGRLLDWTPAPSPSPSVSASVSAPEPVA; encoded by the coding sequence ATGCCCGTCATCGAATTCATCCGCGCCCTGGCGGCGCTGGCGATCACCCTGGGCCTGATCGGCCTGGCCGCCTGGGCCCTGCGCAAGTTCGGGCCGGACGCGGTCGGCCGCCTGATCGCCGCGCGCCAGGATCGCCGCCTCAGGGTCGTCGAGAGCCTGGCGCTCGACCCCACGCGCCGCCTTCTGGTGGTCAGCCTGGACGGCGAGGAGCGCCTCGTCCTGCTAGGCGACGGCAGGCTGCTGGACTGGACGCCCGCGCCCTCTCCGTCTCCTTCGGTTTCCGCTTCCGTTTCCGCTCCGGAGCCCGTGGCCTGA
- the hutC gene encoding histidine utilization repressor, translated as MTDARVQRAAALGGAPLHQRIRAEIESRIRSGAWPPGHRVPFETELMEQYGCARMTVSKAMAALVEAGLIVRRKRAGSFVARPKVHAPVLNIPDIQAEIEARGETYAFRLLARTVREADRDAPDEVALAAGGQLLALDGVHDADGRPFALERRLVSLKAAPEMEAADFTAITPGAWLLEHVAWTEAESRISAVNADAEDARLLALDDGAACLVVDRRTWREGRGVTRVRQVFPGEAYDLVARFGPGA; from the coding sequence GTGACTGACGCGCGCGTTCAACGGGCCGCCGCCCTCGGTGGCGCGCCGCTGCACCAGCGGATCCGCGCCGAGATCGAGAGTCGCATCCGCTCCGGCGCCTGGCCGCCGGGCCATCGCGTGCCGTTCGAGACCGAGCTGATGGAGCAGTACGGCTGCGCCCGCATGACGGTCAGCAAGGCCATGGCCGCCCTGGTCGAGGCGGGGCTGATCGTACGCCGCAAGCGCGCCGGTTCGTTCGTGGCGCGGCCCAAGGTCCATGCGCCGGTCCTGAACATCCCCGACATCCAGGCCGAGATCGAGGCGCGGGGCGAGACCTACGCCTTCCGGCTGCTGGCGAGGACCGTGCGCGAGGCGGATCGCGACGCGCCGGACGAAGTCGCGTTGGCGGCCGGCGGCCAACTGCTCGCGCTGGATGGTGTTCATGACGCCGACGGTCGCCCCTTCGCCCTGGAGCGCCGGCTGGTGTCGTTGAAGGCCGCGCCGGAGATGGAGGCCGCCGACTTCACCGCGATCACGCCCGGCGCCTGGCTGCTGGAGCACGTCGCCTGGACCGAGGCCGAGAGCCGGATCAGCGCGGTCAACGCCGACGCCGAGGACGCCCGGCTGCTGGCCCTCGACGACGGGGCGGCCTGTCTGGTCGTCGACCGCCGCACCTGGCGGGAAGGGCGCGGCGTCACCCGCGTCCGCCAAGTCTTTCCGGGCGAAGCTTACGACCTGGTGGCGCGGTTCGGTCCGGGCGCCTAA
- the hutH gene encoding histidine ammonia-lyase, translated as METRVTELVLNPGDVPLADWKAIYRGAGARLTGDAWPVIAASAEAVQRILAKGEPIYGINTGFGKLASVRIGDEDLATLQRNIVLSHAAGVGAPSPVPVIRLMMALKLASLAQGASGVRVETVRLLEAMLLKGLTPVVPCQGSVGASGDLAPLAHMAATMIGVGEIFVGDARVPAAQALSAAGLSPLILGPKEGLALLNGTQFSTANALAGLFEAERLFQTALVTGALSTEAAKGSDTPFDPRIHQLRRHAGQIETAAALRALMAGSAIRASHLKEDERVQDPYCLRCQPQVMGAALDVLRQAAATLATEANGVSDNPLIFPEADEALSGGNFHAEPVAFAADMIALAICEIGSIAERRIAMLVDPALSGLPAFLTPKPGLNSGFMIPQVTAAALVSENKQKAYPASVDSIPTSANQEDHVSMAAHGARRLLGMVENADAVLGIELLAAAQGCDFHAPLRSSDALEAVRALTRSKVPHLSDDRHFHPDLEAANALVRSGAVIAAAAGLPGVA; from the coding sequence CTGGAGACCCGAGTGACCGAGCTTGTTCTGAACCCCGGCGACGTTCCGCTGGCCGACTGGAAGGCGATCTATCGGGGCGCGGGCGCGCGGCTGACCGGCGACGCCTGGCCGGTGATCGCCGCCAGCGCCGAGGCGGTCCAGCGCATCCTGGCCAAGGGCGAGCCGATCTACGGGATCAATACGGGTTTCGGGAAACTGGCCAGCGTTCGCATCGGCGACGAGGACCTGGCGACGCTTCAACGCAACATCGTCCTCTCGCACGCCGCCGGCGTCGGCGCGCCCTCGCCCGTTCCGGTCATCCGCCTGATGATGGCGCTGAAGCTGGCGAGCCTCGCCCAAGGCGCCTCGGGCGTGCGGGTCGAGACCGTGCGCCTGCTGGAGGCCATGCTGCTCAAGGGCCTGACGCCGGTGGTCCCCTGCCAGGGCTCGGTCGGCGCCTCGGGAGATCTCGCGCCGCTGGCGCACATGGCCGCGACCATGATCGGGGTCGGCGAGATCTTCGTGGGCGACGCCCGCGTTCCGGCCGCTCAGGCGCTGAGCGCGGCGGGCCTGTCGCCGCTCATCCTGGGCCCCAAGGAAGGCCTGGCCCTGCTGAACGGCACCCAGTTCTCGACCGCCAACGCCCTGGCGGGCCTGTTCGAGGCCGAGCGCCTGTTTCAGACGGCCCTGGTCACTGGCGCCCTGTCGACCGAGGCCGCCAAGGGCTCGGACACCCCGTTCGACCCGCGCATTCACCAACTGCGCCGCCACGCCGGCCAGATCGAGACCGCCGCCGCCCTGCGCGCCTTGATGGCGGGCTCGGCGATCCGCGCCTCGCACCTGAAGGAGGACGAGCGGGTTCAGGATCCCTACTGCCTGCGCTGCCAGCCGCAGGTGATGGGCGCGGCCCTCGACGTCCTGCGCCAGGCCGCCGCCACCCTGGCGACCGAGGCCAACGGCGTCTCGGACAACCCGCTGATCTTTCCGGAAGCCGACGAGGCCCTCTCCGGCGGCAATTTCCACGCGGAGCCGGTGGCCTTCGCCGCCGATATGATCGCCTTGGCGATCTGCGAGATCGGCTCCATCGCCGAACGGCGGATCGCCATGCTGGTCGACCCGGCGTTGTCGGGTCTGCCGGCGTTCCTGACGCCCAAGCCCGGCCTGAACTCGGGCTTCATGATCCCGCAGGTGACCGCCGCGGCCCTGGTCTCGGAGAACAAGCAGAAGGCCTATCCGGCCAGCGTCGACTCGATCCCGACCTCGGCCAACCAGGAGGACCACGTCTCGATGGCCGCCCACGGCGCCCGGCGCCTGCTGGGCATGGTCGAGAACGCCGACGCGGTGCTGGGGATCGAGCTGCTGGCCGCGGCGCAGGGCTGCGACTTCCACGCGCCGCTGCGATCCAGCGACGCGCTGGAAGCGGTCCGCGCCCTGACGCGGAGCAAGGTCCCCCACCTCTCGGACGACCGCCACTTCCATCCCGACCTCGAGGCCGCCAACGCGCTGGTGCGGTCCGGCGCGGTGATCGCGGCGGCGGCGGGGCTGCCAGGCGTGGCTTAG
- the ybaK gene encoding Cys-tRNA(Pro) deacylase, producing MSKSTPATIALTKAGVAFDLHTYDYDPGSERVGLQAAEALGEDPRRVLKTLVVMLDGKPACAILPSDKEVSMKKLAAALKGKSAAMAPVPDAERITGYKVGGVSPFGQKKRLPTVMEEAALSEPYVFINGGQRGLQVKLAPADAVKALGATAAAIVAD from the coding sequence ATGTCCAAGAGCACCCCCGCCACGATCGCACTCACCAAGGCCGGCGTCGCGTTCGACCTTCATACGTACGACTACGATCCGGGATCGGAGCGCGTGGGCCTGCAGGCCGCCGAAGCGCTGGGCGAGGATCCGCGCCGGGTGCTCAAGACGCTCGTGGTGATGCTGGACGGCAAGCCCGCCTGCGCCATCCTGCCCTCGGACAAGGAGGTCAGCATGAAGAAGCTGGCCGCGGCGTTGAAGGGCAAGTCGGCGGCCATGGCCCCGGTGCCCGACGCCGAGCGGATCACCGGCTACAAGGTCGGCGGCGTCAGCCCCTTCGGCCAGAAGAAGCGCCTGCCGACGGTGATGGAGGAAGCCGCTCTTTCCGAGCCCTACGTCTTCATCAACGGCGGACAGCGGGGTCTGCAGGTGAAGTTGGCGCCGGCCGATGCGGTGAAGGCCCTGGGCGCGACGGCGGCGGCGATCGTAGCGGACTAA
- a CDS encoding glycine betaine ABC transporter substrate-binding protein translates to MADRLDAALAVLPERLGWHIALAACALALGLAIALPLGIAAARHPRVRWIALASAGLVQTIPSLALLALFYPILLLLSGLTERVLGHGFPALGFLPSLLALTLYSMLPILRNAAAGVSGVDPAVVEAAKGVGMTDRQRLWRVELPLAAPVIMAGVRTAAVWTIGAATLSTPVGQTSLGDYIFSGLQTEDWVAVLVGCAASAALALVVDGLLGLIGAGVARRDGKRLLAGGVGLAIGLIAALAPLAAGALVQGRPSYVIGAKNFSEQYILAEMMAGRLEHEGASVRRRVNLGSAVAYRALAAGEIDAYVDYSGTLWANVLDRQDNPGRQAVLDGLRTELKARDGVVLLAPLGFENAYALAMRRDRAEQLGIRSLADLAARAPELTMGGDLEFFSRPEWTAVEKAYGLRFNAKRQFQPTFMYRALASREADVISAFSSDGRIAADDLVLLTDPKGALPPYDAVILVSPKRAGDRRLLEALTPLSGAISLRAMQAANYAVDRDTGKKSPAEAAAMLAR, encoded by the coding sequence GTGGCTGATCGTCTCGACGCCGCCTTGGCCGTCCTGCCCGAGCGTCTGGGCTGGCACATCGCTCTCGCGGCCTGCGCCCTGGCCCTGGGCCTCGCCATCGCCTTGCCGTTGGGGATCGCGGCCGCCCGCCATCCGCGCGTGAGGTGGATCGCGCTGGCGAGCGCCGGCCTCGTGCAGACCATCCCCAGCCTGGCCCTGCTGGCGCTGTTCTATCCGATCCTGCTGTTGCTCTCGGGCTTGACGGAGAGGGTCTTGGGCCATGGCTTCCCGGCCCTGGGCTTCTTGCCGTCGCTGCTGGCCCTGACGCTGTATTCGATGCTGCCGATCCTGCGGAACGCCGCCGCCGGCGTCTCGGGCGTCGATCCGGCGGTGGTCGAGGCGGCCAAGGGCGTGGGCATGACCGATCGCCAGCGGCTGTGGCGGGTGGAGCTGCCTCTCGCCGCGCCGGTGATCATGGCGGGCGTGCGCACCGCCGCCGTGTGGACCATCGGCGCGGCGACCCTGTCGACCCCGGTCGGCCAGACTTCGCTGGGCGACTACATCTTCTCGGGCCTGCAGACCGAGGACTGGGTGGCGGTGCTGGTCGGCTGCGCGGCCTCGGCGGCGCTGGCGCTGGTGGTCGACGGCTTGCTGGGCCTGATCGGGGCCGGCGTCGCGCGGCGTGACGGCAAGCGCCTTCTCGCGGGGGGTGTCGGTCTCGCCATCGGCCTGATCGCCGCCCTGGCCCCGCTCGCCGCCGGCGCGTTGGTTCAAGGACGACCGTCCTATGTGATCGGCGCCAAGAACTTCTCCGAGCAGTACATCCTGGCCGAGATGATGGCGGGGCGGCTGGAGCATGAGGGCGCGAGCGTGCGGCGGCGCGTGAACCTTGGCTCCGCGGTGGCCTACCGCGCGCTCGCCGCCGGCGAGATCGACGCCTATGTCGACTATTCCGGCACGCTCTGGGCCAACGTATTGGACCGCCAAGATAACCCCGGCCGTCAGGCCGTGCTGGATGGACTGCGGACCGAGTTGAAGGCCCGCGACGGCGTCGTCCTGCTGGCCCCGCTGGGGTTCGAGAACGCCTACGCCCTGGCCATGCGCCGTGATCGCGCAGAGCAGCTGGGGATCCGGTCCTTGGCCGACCTTGCGGCCCGCGCGCCGGAGCTGACCATGGGCGGCGACCTGGAGTTCTTCTCGCGACCCGAGTGGACGGCGGTGGAAAAGGCCTATGGCCTGCGGTTCAACGCCAAGCGCCAGTTCCAGCCAACCTTCATGTACCGGGCGCTGGCGAGCCGCGAGGCCGACGTGATCTCGGCTTTCTCGTCCGACGGCCGGATCGCGGCCGACGACCTGGTGCTGCTGACCGATCCGAAGGGCGCGCTGCCGCCCTATGACGCGGTGATCCTGGTCTCGCCGAAGCGGGCGGGGGATCGGCGCTTGCTGGAGGCTCTGACGCCGTTGAGCGGCGCGATCAGCCTTCGCGCGATGCAGGCGGCCAACTACGCTGTCGATCGCGACACGGGCAAGAAGAGCCCGGCCGAGGCGGCGGCGATGCTGGCGCGCTAA
- the fliP gene encoding flagellar type III secretion system pore protein FliP (The bacterial flagellar biogenesis protein FliP forms a type III secretion system (T3SS)-type pore required for flagellar assembly.), which translates to MMRDLIKSLTGAKPEDLRRAALISVLAAFACAVMPAAAMAQSAVNINLGTGAGLTDRVVQLVALMTVLSLAPSIVIMTTSFVRIVVVLGLLRTAIGVQSSPPNPVIISLALFLTAIVMGPTFERSYDAGIKPLLDKQIELPEAFDAASGPVKQFMLTQVDRDDLALFVRLSKIPQPKTAAETPIKVVTPAFMISELKRAFQIGFLLFIPFLVIDLVVASVLMSMGMMMLPPATISLPFKLIFFVLVDGWRLVAGSLVESFQRGGAG; encoded by the coding sequence CTGATGCGCGACCTGATCAAGTCCCTGACGGGCGCCAAACCGGAAGACCTGCGCCGCGCAGCGCTGATCTCGGTGCTGGCCGCCTTCGCATGCGCCGTGATGCCGGCGGCCGCCATGGCCCAGTCGGCCGTGAACATCAATCTGGGCACGGGCGCGGGCCTGACCGACCGCGTGGTTCAGCTGGTCGCCCTGATGACGGTGCTGTCGCTGGCGCCGTCGATCGTGATCATGACCACCTCGTTCGTGCGCATCGTGGTGGTGCTGGGCCTCTTGCGCACCGCCATCGGCGTGCAATCGAGCCCGCCGAACCCGGTCATCATCAGCCTGGCGCTGTTCCTGACCGCGATCGTCATGGGCCCGACCTTCGAGCGCTCCTATGACGCCGGCATCAAGCCGCTGCTGGACAAGCAGATCGAGCTGCCCGAGGCCTTCGACGCCGCCAGCGGTCCAGTGAAGCAGTTCATGCTGACCCAGGTCGATCGCGACGACCTGGCCCTGTTCGTCCGCCTCTCCAAGATCCCCCAACCGAAGACGGCGGCGGAGACGCCGATCAAGGTCGTCACGCCAGCCTTCATGATCTCGGAGCTGAAGCGCGCCTTCCAGATCGGCTTCCTGCTGTTCATCCCCTTCCTGGTCATCGACCTGGTGGTCGCCAGCGTGCTGATGAGCATGGGCATGATGATGTTGCCGCCGGCGACGATCAGTCTTCCGTTCAAGCTGATCTTCTTCGTGCTAGTGGACGGCTGGCGACTCGTCGCCGGCAGCCTCGTCGAGAGCTTCCAGCGCGGCGGGGCGGGTTAG